Within Astyanax mexicanus isolate ESR-SI-001 chromosome 2, AstMex3_surface, whole genome shotgun sequence, the genomic segment AACATAACCAGCAAGGGGTGGAGAGAACACTGCATTTATTTTAAGAGCTTTGTTGGTGAACAGCGACGCTACGAGACAAAATGGGAAACTGCACAAAGCCATAGTGATCTTAGTGAGattgaataatgtttaaaaacaaaacatattctaTGTATTAATTGTATCCAGCATATAATGAAAAAGTAGATGTaatgataaataacattaatttaagaacaaatgTATACATTTCCAAACATTAGGTAAaacattgtatattgtatatggtTTTTGTGTGGTTGGGGGAGCGGATTTGCCGAGAAACGGTTAAACATGTCTGGGGAGTGTGCACTTAAATAATGATATATAAGTAGATTGCAAGATAAGTGGCTTGTACTAGCGATTTCTCACTGGTACTGTCCATGGTGCTCCTACTCTGTATTGCATACAGCAACTGTGGTTGCTTAGAAGTGCATGGTTTTTATGTCCTATCACTTAGTGATAGGACATAAAAACCATGTGATAGGTTTGTAATGTAAGTGATAGGACATAAAAACCATGCACTTCTAAGCAACCACAGTTGCTGTATGCAATACAGAGTAGGAGCACCAGTGAGAAATCGCTAGTACAAGCCACTTATCTTGCAATCTACTTATATATCATTATTTAAGTGCACACTCCCCTGACATGTTCTCTGTTAAGTTGGGTCAATCGTTTTCTTCCTTTTCTGCACCTATCACCTGTGGTGTTCCCCAGGGATCCATTCTGGGACCTATCCTTTTTTCCCTGTATATGCTTCCTCTGGGATCTATTTTCCAGAAGTACAACATCTCATACCATTGCTATGCAGATGATACACAAATTTATCTTCCACTTAATCCAAGAAAAAACTGTTCTTTGCGTCTCATATTTGATTGTTTGAGGGATGTTGAATGCTGGATGTCAAAAAATTTCCTCAAGCTAAACCAAGACAAAACTGACATTATTATCTTTGGAAATCCTGACGCGGCTAGTGTTATAGCTAATGATCTGGGGCCTTTGAGTACCAATGTACATGACCATGTAAGAAACCTTGGTTTCGTTTTTGATACCAACCTAAATTTCGACAAACAAATTAGCACAGTTGTTCGAGGTAGTTTTTATCACCTTAGAAACATAGCTAAGCTCAAAAGCATTCTGTCTTTTAGGGACTTGGAAACAATTATACATGCTTTTATCTCCTCTCGTGTCGACTATTGTAACTCACTGTACCTGGGTATCTGTCAGTCGAGCCTGTCACGTCTGCAGTTGGTCCAAAATGCAGCTGCACGGCTCCTGACTGGTACCAAGAAAAGGGAGAGCATCACCCCTGTACTGGCTTcattgcactggcttccagtaaaATACCGGGTGGATTTCaaagttttattgtttgtttttaaagctcTTCATGGTTTGGCTCCGAGTTACATTTCTGACCTCCTTTTCCTTCGCTCGACCCCTCGTGTTTTACGCTCCTCCAACCAGTTGTGTCTAGATGTTCCTCGGTCTCGGCTGAAATTCAAAGGTGACCGGGCGTTTTCTATAGCCGCTCCAAGACTTTGGAATAATCTTCCACTTTTTATAAAAGAATCGGCCACAGTGGATATTTTTAAGTCTAATTTGAAAACCTATTTGTTCTCTCAGGCATTTGGATCCTGAGCGGAGTTTGATGATGTTAGTTGTTGTTCTGTCTTGGTCTATCTTGGTTTTTAAATTAGGTTGtgttatttgatcttattgtacagcactttggtcggcactttgtgtcttttaaatgtgctttataaataaagctgacttgacttgacttgacttaaccgTTTCTCGGCAAATCCGCTCCCCCAACCACACAAAAaccatatacaatatacaatttttGTGGTGATATTTTTCCCAATATGCTTACCAATTACAACACAGTTTCATTACAACAGACCACAACTGACCATGAAGACTAAAATCAATCAAGGGATTTATCTTGGCAAATTTGTGAGGCGGTAGTATTTTGCAttaagttttttaaagatttaaatgaACAGCATCTTAATAGAGAACATTCCGCTCCAGTttcatacacaaatacacaactaCTGTTTCTCTGACGAATTAATTAAAACGGCTCAAACACAACGTACGAAAAATATCTTAACAAATAACGAACGAACTGAGAAAAGAACGAGAAAGTTCTGGGAGTGTTTCTCAAAGAGCTTTAAAATAAACACGATTTAAAATAAACGATTTTGGAACATACCTTCGAATCATTTACATCGCACAATGCTTCAAGATCCGCCACGAATGTAGGGGTCTTCTTCAGAGTCAAGTCAGCAGGCAGAGTTACGTCATTGTAAGTTGAGACGAACTTGAAATCACTCGTTCGTGATCCTGTGGTCAGATATGCATCATAATTGTAGGTGCTTCGGAGAGTTCCCGCTCCATCAACTTCTGCATAATTTGGAGGGAGATACGCGCTGGGAATGGCCACAGCTCCATCAAACAACAGTCTGGGCTTCCTCCTGTGACAAAACCTCACGGCCAGGataatgatgatgaaggtgaggaAGAAAGTGGAGACGGACACCAGCGCGATGATCAAATAAAAAGTGAGCTTGGAGCTGCTCTCATCATATGACATGTCTTTCAGTTCTGGTACCTCAGCCAAGTTATCAGAAATGAGTAAATACAGTGAACATGTAGCAGAGAGCGCAGGCTCTCCGTTATCTTTTACGGAAACCACAAaattctgcttcatgttgtcagattcAGAAGCGTCCCGCTTCATCctgatttctccactgtgttCACCAATAGTAAAAAGTCCAGTGTCAGTTGTTTTTATTATGTGGTAAGAGAGCCACGCGTTCTGACCAGAGTCTGCATCTACTGCGATCACCTTGGATACAAGTGAGCCGGACTGGGCAGCTTTGGGCACCATCTCAGTCATGAAGGACTTTCCTTCCAGAGAGGGGTATAATATTTGTGGGGAGTTATCATTCTCATCAGATATGAAGACACTTACAGTCACGTTACTACTGAGTGGAGGAGAACCGTTGTCTCTGGCTAAGACAAgtactttaaaacttttaaactgtTCATAATCAAAAGATCTCACTGCATGGATAACACCTGTGTCTCCATTAATTGATAGAAGTGAGGACACTTGTGAACCATTCACATCAGACGGCAAAAGAGAATAAACTACAGTACCATTCTGTCTCCAGTCTGGGTCTTTTGCTGCTACTGTACACACAGAAGAGCCGGGTTTGTTATTTTCCTTTACATGAGCGCTGTAAAACTGctccttaaatacaggaggattATCATTTACATCAGCTACTGAAAGGTGAATAGTTTTAGAGGAGGATAAAGGTGGAGAGCCTTCATCAGTAGCAGTGATCGTTATGTTATATTCAGAAATTAGCTCTCTGTCTAACTCGCCTGTAGTCACCAGGGAATAATAATTTTTGATGGACGGAACGAGTTTAAAAGGGATGTTTTGTTGAATTGAACAGTAAACCTGTCCACTGTATCCTGAATCTCTATCTTGTACATTAATGATGCCCACTTCGGTAGAAAGAGCTACATTCTCGGGGACAGGACTATAGAGTGTCTTAATGATTATTACAGGTGAGTTGTCATTAATGTCCAGTACTTCGATAATCACGGTAGCAAACGAAACTAGCCCTAAGCCATCGGTAGCTTGAATCTGTAATTCAAATGAGGATTCATCTTCGGAGTCAAGCGATTCTGCTAATAATATCTGTCCAGAATTAGGGTTGAGCGAGAACGTTGTTAAACCATTCTCCGAAACGTGGCTAAATTCATACAACACCTCCCCATTTACTCCTTCGTCTGCATCAGTAGCACTCACTGTAGCCACCAGAGTATCTATAGGAGAATTTTCAGGCAGACTGACTTTATAAACCGACTTAGTAAACAAtggagcattatcattagcatccAGTACAGTGACGTGTATTGTTACAGTACCTGATCTCGGTGGAGTCCCACCATCAACTGCAGTAAGAATTAATGTTACATCATTTTTTAGCTCACGATCTAACTCCTCATCCAACACCAGTTCACAGGAAATTCGTCCACCTGTTTTAGAACTGACCGCTAATGAAAAATGTTCGTTACGTGACAGGGTGTAGGTCTGAACCGAATTTGTTCCAATGTCTGCATCGTGAGCCTCCTCCAAAAGAAAACGAGAGCCTTTATCTGCCGATTCGCCAATTTCCAATTTTATAACCTCCTTTTTGAATACAGGTGAATTGTCGTTCACATCTTGTACATTTATGTTAATCCGATGAGATTCCAGTGGATTCTCCAGCACCAGCTCCTGTTTTAAGATGCAAACAGGCTTTTTTCCACAAAGCCCCTCTCTGTCGATCCTCTCTGATACAGTCAGTTCTCCACTATTCACATTAATGTCGCAGTATTTTCTACGTGTACCCTCGGCATCAATCCGGGCCTTCCGAGCTGCAAGATTGTTTAGGTTAAGTCCGAGATCCTTGGCTATATTTCCAATCACAGCTCCGCGCTTCATCTCCTCCAGTAAAGAATAGCTCACGTCTCCAATAGCAATGTTCGCCATTATAAACATGCAGAAACAAAGGTTCAGCAAGACCGACAGCACGCATATGCTTTCCATCTTATACTGCGTGCAAATAAAGGGCTATTTAATCCAGTTGCTTCTAACGTTACTCAAATTTCTAATACGAATTGAAAAACAATGAGCAGTTTTGTAGAAAGGAAATGTCACCAGTGCAATAAGCACAGTTCTCCACCACAAAAGAAGCACATCATAGAAGAGGAAATGCCAGTGGGTGGATACATCAGCGTAGTTGTTTCGCAGGTAAACAGCGACACCACGAGTTATATTACTGATGTTTTCTTTTCGAATCTTTAAGAGGCAGGATTCACATCACTGCACATAGTTACCACTGTTCTGTTGACTCCCATTTCAGCAGGATTTGGAATATCTAAAACAGGAATTGGAATATCTAAAACATCTTACCCCAGAGTAGAAGACCTGCTCAATAATCTGACTTCATATGGTCCATGTATCATAATTGCATTCTTTTCAACATTTCAGGACCACAGACAGCGTCCATACACAAAAAGAATTGCTTATATCCGAAGGAAACGATCAAATATTGTAATAAGCCCAGGTCTAATTATGCAAAAGGAAGCATATCATAAAAGACAAATCGCCAGTGGATGGAGTCATTAGCGTCATTGTTTCACAGGTAGGGACATTTTATTACACTAAGTGTAAGACTGTAGAAAATATTGTGGTCACAAATTTGCTAAATTAAAGACATTTGTAAGGTTTTTAGATCTTTACCAACTCAAGCAAAAAAGCCGAAATACCTTGCACATATTCTACTCAAAATACGTAATTCAGTTTAGCAGTATTTCATTCCTGGCTAATAAAATAACATGCTATGCAAAAAAGTGTATACATGAGGACAgccagtaaaataaaataaaacacgaCAGATTCTATGTAACCCAACATAAAGTCCATACTGCTTGTACCCGTTCTATAACTGAAGTTTAATTTAAAACTGATcgatatttttcattattttatttttactatcgATTTCACCACACTGTATTTTGAGCTGCGTAACTTCCGTACAATGTCTGCATAACGTATGATTTTactcaatttatttgtaaagcatacaGTGTGTGAATCTGGCATACAACCCGAGTATAGTGTTTTGAAAATAAATGGTGATCATGTTGGGTGATTGCCGGTGCTGTGACGAAACACTAAAGCTCAAAATCGTTAAACACAGCCAGAAAATtgcaaacatttgttttggtgtATATAACTTTTAAAAACCCAATGCAAAGCGTGGAAATCCAAATATAattatcacatgcaaaaataactaataaagggTTGCTGCCAGATATcagatttaaatataaataatcttaaaaaaaaagccaaaagccATACCTGGTTTAAAATCTCAAGTTCATCCCCAGTACATCTCAGCATGTCCTCAACGGATTTACCCTTTTTCAGAGTCAAATCAGCAGGAAGAGTTCTGTCATTATAAGACGAGACGAACTTAAAATCACTGGTTCGTGATCCTGTGGTCAGATATGCATCATAATTGTAGGTGCTTCGGAGAGTTCCCGTTCCATCAACTTCTGCGTAATTTGGAGGGAGATACGCGCTGGGAATGGCCACAGCTCCATCAAACAACAGTCTGGGCTTCCTCCTGTGACAAAACCTCACGGCCAGGataatgatgatgaaggtgaggaAGAAAGTGGAGACGGACACCAGCGCGATGATCAAATAAAAAGTGAGTTTGGAGCTGCTCTCATCATAAGACATGTCTTTCAGTTCTGGTACCTCAGCCAAGTTATCAGAAATGAGTAAATACAGTGAACATGTAGCAGAGAGCGCAGGCTCTCCGTTATCTTTTACGGAAACAATAAGATTCTGCTTCATATTAATGGACTCAGAAACGTCTTTTTGAAGTctgatttctccactgtgttCACCAATAGTAAAAAGTCCAGGATCAGTTGCTTTCACTATGTGGTAAGAGAGCCAAGCATTTTGACCAGAGTCTGCATCCACTGCGATCACCTTTGACACCAGAGAGTTTGACTGGGCAGCCTTGGGCACCATCTCAGTCATAAAAGAGTTTCCTTCTAGAGAGGGGTATAATATTTGAGGGGAGCTATCATTCTCATCAGTTATGAAAACACTTACAGTCACATTACTACTGAGTGGAGGAGAACCGTTGTCTCTGGCTAAGACAAgcactttaaaacttttaaactgtTCATAATCAAAAGATCTCACTGCATGCATAACACCTGTATCTCCATTAATTGATAAAAGTGATGACACTGGTAAACCATTAACCTCAGAGGGTAATAAAGAATAAACTACAGTTCCATTCTGTCTCCAGTCTGGATCTGTTGCTGCTACTGTACAAACAGAGGAGCCtggtttgttattttcttttacatgAGCGCTGTAAAACTGCTCCTCAAATACAGGAGGATTATCATTTACATCAGCTACTGAAAGGTGAATAGTTTTAGAGGAGGATAAAGGTGGAGAGCCTTCATCAGTAGCTGTGATCGTTATGTTATATTCTGAAATTAGCTCTCTGTCTAACCCGCCTGTTGTCACCAGAGAATAATAATTTTTGATGGACGGAACAAGTTTAAAAGGGATGTTTTGCTGAATTGAACAGTAAACCTGACCACTGTATCCTGAATCCCTATCTTGTACATTAATGATGCCCACCTCTGTGGAAAGTGCTACGTTCTCGGGAACAGGACTATATAGAGTCTTAATGATTATTACAGGGCAGTTGTCATTAAAGTCCAATACTTCGATAGTTACGGTAGCAAACGAAACTAGCCCTGAGCCATCGGTAGCTTGAATCTGTAATTCAAACGAGAATTCATCTTCGTAGTCAAGCGATTCTGTTAATCGTATCTGTCCAGAATTGGGGTTGAGCGAGAACGTTGCTAAATCATTCTCAGATACGTGGCTAAATTCATACACCACCTCCCCGTTTACCCCTTCATCCGCATCAGTAGCACTCACTGTAGCCACCAGAGTACCAAGAGGAGAATTTTCAGGCAGACTGACTTTATAAACAGACTCAGTAAACAAtggagcattatcattagcatccAGTACAGTGACGTGTATAGTTACAGTACCTGATCTCGGTGGAGTCCCACCATCAACTGCAGTAAGAATTAATGTTACCTCTTTTTTCAACTCACGATCTAACTCCTCATCCAACACCAGTTCACAGGAAATTCGTCCGCCTGTTTTAGAACTGACCGCTAATGAAAAATGTTCGTTACGTGACAGGGTGTAGGTCTGAACCGAATTTGTTCCAATGTCTGCATCGTGAGCCTCCTCCAAAAGAAAACGAGAGCCTTTTAAAGCTATTTCACTGATGTCTAGTCTTAAAACGTCTTTCTTGAATACAGGTGAATTGTCGTTCACGTCTTGGACATTTATATTAATCCGATGAGATTCAAGTGGATTCTCCAGCACCAGCTCCTGTTTTAAGATGCAAACAGATTTCCTTCCACAAAGCCCATCTCTGTCGATCCTCTCTGATACAGTCAGTTCTCCACTATTAGCATTAATGTCGCAGTATTTTCTCCGTGTGCCCTCGGCATCAATCCTGGCCTTACGAGCTGCAAGAGTGTTTAGGTTAAGTCCGAGATCCTTGGCTATATTTCCAATCACAGCTCCGCGCTTCATCTCCTCCAATAAAGAGTAGCTCACGTCTCCAATAGCAATGTTCGCCATTATAAACATGCAGAAACAAAGGTTCAGCAAGACCGACATCACGCACATGCTTTCCATCTTATACTGCGTGCAAATAAAAGGCTATTTAATCCCGTTGCTTCTAACGGTTCTCAAATTTCTAATACGAATTGAAAAACAATGAGCAGTTTTGTCGAAAGGAAATGTCACCAATGCAATAAGCACAGTTCTCCACCACAAAAGAAGCACATCATAGAAGAGGAAATGCCAGTGGGTGGATACATCAGCGTAGTTGTTTCACAGGTAAACAGCGACACCACGAGTTATATTACTGATGTTTTCTTTTCGAATCTTTAAGAGGCAGGATTCACATCACTGCACATATTTACCACTGTTCTGTTGACTCCCATTTCAGCAGGATTTGGAATATCTAAAACAGGAATTGGAATATCTAAAACATCTTACCCCAGAGTAGAAGACCTGCTCAATAATCTGACTTCATATGGTCCATGTATCATAATTGCATTCTTTTCAACATTTCAGGACCACAGACAGCGTCCATACACAAAAAGAATTGCTTATATCCGAAGGAAACGATCAAATATTGTAATAAGCCCAGGTCTAATTATGCAAAAGGAAGCATATCATAAAAGACAAATCGCCAGTGGATGGAGTCATTAGCGTCATTGTTTCACAGGTAGGGACATTTTATTACACTAAGTGTAAGACTGTAGAAAACATTGTGGTCACAAATTTGCTAAATTAAAGACATTTGTAAGGTTTTTAGATCTTTACCAACTCAAGCAAAAAAGCCGAAATACCTTGCACATATTCTACTCAAAATACATAATTCAGTTTAGCAGTATTTCATTCCTGGCTAATAAAATAACATGCTATGCAACAAAAGTGTATACATGAGGACAgccagtaaaataaaataaaacacgaCAGATTCTATGTAACCCAACATAAAGTCCATACTGCTTGTACCCGTTCTTAAACTGAAGTTTAATTTAAAACTGATCGATATTTTTCATTATGTTATTTTTACTATCGATTTCACCACACTGTATTTTGAGCTGCGTAACTTCCGTACAATGTCTGCATAACGTTTGATTTTactcaatttatttgtaaagcatacaGTGTGTGAATCTGGCATACAACCCGAGTATAGTATTTTGAAAATAAATGGTGATCATGTTGGGTGATTGCCGGTGCTGTGACGAAACACTAAAGCTCAAAATCGTTATACACAGCCAGAAAATtgcaaacatttgttttggtgtATATAACTTTTAAAAACCCAATGCAAAGCGTGGAAATCCAAATATAATAATCACAtgtaaaaataactaataaagggTTGCTGCCAGATATcagatttaaatataaataatctttaaaaaaagccAAAAGCCATACCTGGTTTAAAATCTCAAGTTCATCACCAGTACATCTCAGCATGTCCTCAACGGATTTACCCTTTTTCAGAGTCAAATCAGCAGGAAGAGTTCTGTCATTATAAGATGAGACGAACTTGAAATCACTGGTTCTTGATCCTGTGGTCAGATATGCATCATAATTGTAGGTGCTTCGGAGAGTTCCCGTTCCATCCACATCTGCGTAATTTGGAGGGAGATACGCACTGGGAATGGCTACAGCCCCATCAAACAACAGCCTGGGCTTCCTCCTGTGACAAAACCTTACAGAGAGGataatgatgatgaaggtgaggaAGAAAGTGGAGACGGATACCAGCGCGATGATCAAATAAAAAGTGAGTTTGGAGCTGCTCTCATCATAAGACATGTCTTTAAGTTCTGGTACTTCAGCCAAGTTATCAGAAATTAGTAAATACAGTGAACATGTAGCAGAGAGCGCAGGCTCTCCGTTATCTTTTACGGAAACAATAAGATTCTGCTTCATATTAATGGACTCAGAAAGGTCTTTTTGAAGTctgatttctccactgtgttCTCCAATAGTAAAAAGTCCAGGATCAGTTGCTTTCACTATGTGGTAAGAGAGCCAAGCATTTTGACCAGAGTCTGCATCTACTGCGATCACCTTTGACACCAGAGAGCTTGACTGGGCAGCTTTGGGCACCATCTCAGTTATAAAAGAGTTTCCTTCTAGAGAGGGGTATAATATGTGTGGGGAGTTATCATTCTCATCAGTTATGAAAACACTCACAGTCACGTTACTACTGAGTGGAGGAGAACCGTTGTCTCTGGCTAAGACAAgcactttaaaacttttaaacttttcatAATCAAAAGATCTCACTGCATGGATAACACCTGTATCTCCATTAACTGATAAAAGTGAGGACACTGGTGAACCATTAACATCAGACGGCAATAGAGAATAAACTACAGTTCCATTCTGTCTCCAGTCTGGATCTGTTGCTGCTATTGTACAAACAGAATAGCCGGGTTTGTTATTTTCCTTTACATGAGCGCTGTAAAACTGCTCCTCATACATAGGTGGATTATCATTTACATCAGCTACTGAAAGACGAATCGTTTTAGAAGAGGATAAAGGTGGAGAGCCTTCATCAGTAGCAGTGATCGTTATGTTATATTCAGAAATTAGCTCTCTGTCTAACTCGCCTGTTGTCACCAGCGAATAATAATTTTTGATGGACGGAACGAGTTTAAAAGGGATGTTTTGCTGAACTGAACAGTGAACCTGACCACCATTTTCTGAATCTCTATCTTGTACATTAATGATGCCCACCTCTGTGGAAAACGCTACGTTCTCGGGAACAGGACTATATAGAGTTTTAATGATTATTACAGGTGAGTTGTCATTAATGTCCAGTACTTCGATAATCACGGTAGCAAACGAAACTAGGCCTAAACCATCAGTAGCTCGAATTTGTAATTCAAATGAGGATTCGTCTTCGTAGTCCAGCGATCCTGTTAATCGTATCTGCCCCGAACTAGGGTTGAGCGAAAACGTTGCTAAATCATTCTCAGATACGTGGCTAAATTCATACAACACCTCCCCATTTACTCCTTCGTCTGCATCAGTAGCACTCACTGTAGCCACCAGAGTATCTAGAGGAGAATTTTCAGGCAGACTGACTTTATAAACAGACTCAGTAAACAATGGAGCATTATCGTTAGCATCCAAAACAGTGACGTGAATGGCTACAGTACCTGACCTCGGTGGAGTCCCACCATCAACTGCAGTGAGAATTAATGTAACTTCTTTTTCCAGCTCACGATCTAACTCCTTACCCAACACCAATTCACAGGAAATCCGGCCACCTGTTTTAAAACTGACCGCTAATGAAAAATGTTCGTTACGTGACACGGTGTAGGTCTGAACCGAATTTGTTCCAATGTCTGCATCGTGAGCCTCCTCCAAAAGAAAACGAGAGCCTTTAACTGCCGATTCTCTAATTTCCAATTTGACAACGCCTTTTTTGAATACAGGTGAATTGTCGTTTACATCTTGGACATTTATATTAATCCTATGAGATTCCAGTGGATTCTCCAG encodes:
- the LOC111197362 gene encoding protocadherin beta-16-like, encoding MESICVLSVLLNLCFCMFIMANIAIGDVSYSLLEEMKRGAVIGNIAKDLGLNLNNLAARKARIDAEGTRRKYCDINVNSGELTVSERIDREGLCGKKPVCILKQELVLENPLESHRININVQDVNDNSPVFKKEVIKLEIGESADKGSRFLLEEAHDADIGTNSVQTYTLSRNEHFSLAVSSKTGGRISCELVLDEELDRELKNDVTLILTAVDGGTPPRSGTVTIHVTVLDANDNAPLFTKSVYKVSLPENSPIDTLVATVSATDADEGVNGEVLYEFSHVSENGLTTFSLNPNSGQILLAESLDSEDESSFELQIQATDGLGLVSFATVIIEVLDINDNSPVIIIKTLYSPVPENVALSTEVGIINVQDRDSGYSGQVYCSIQQNIPFKLVPSIKNYYSLVTTGELDRELISEYNITITATDEGSPPLSSSKTIHLSVADVNDNPPVFKEQFYSAHVKENNKPGSSVCTVAAKDPDWRQNGTVVYSLLPSDVNGSQVSSLLSINGDTGVIHAVRSFDYEQFKSFKVLVLARDNGSPPLSSNVTVSVFISDENDNSPQILYPSLEGKSFMTEMVPKAAQSGSLVSKVIAVDADSGQNAWLSYHIIKTTDTGLFTIGEHSGEIRMKRDASESDNMKQNFVVSVKDNGEPALSATCSLYLLISDNLAEVPELKDMSYDESSSKLTFYLIIALVSVSTFFLTFIIIILAVRFCHRRKPRLLFDGAVAIPSAYLPPNYAEVDGAGTLRSTYNYDAYLTTGSRTSDFKFVSTYNDVTLPADLTLKKTPTFVADLEALCDVNDSKSGAVQLHFGPTADVTGSTDRYPGVDGDENLL
- the LOC111193049 gene encoding protocadherin beta-16-like, whose amino-acid sequence is MMENICALWVLLNLCFSVFIMAGIARGDVSYSLSEEMKIGSVIGNIAKDLGLNLNSLSARKARIDAEGTRRKYCDINVNNGELTVLERIDREGLCGKKSVCILKQELVLENPLESHRININVQDVNDNSPVFKKGVVKLEIRESAVKGSRFLLEEAHDADIGTNSVQTYTVSRNEHFSLAVSFKTGGRISCELVLGKELDRELEKEVTLILTAVDGGTPPRSGTVAIHVTVLDANDNAPLFTESVYKVSLPENSPLDTLVATVSATDADEGVNGEVLYEFSHVSENDLATFSLNPSSGQIRLTGSLDYEDESSFELQIRATDGLGLVSFATVIIEVLDINDNSPVIIIKTLYSPVPENVAFSTEVGIINVQDRDSENGGQVHCSVQQNIPFKLVPSIKNYYSLVTTGELDRELISEYNITITATDEGSPPLSSSKTIRLSVADVNDNPPMYEEQFYSAHVKENNKPGYSVCTIAATDPDWRQNGTVVYSLLPSDVNGSPVSSLLSVNGDTGVIHAVRSFDYEKFKSFKVLVLARDNGSPPLSSNVTVSVFITDENDNSPHILYPSLEGNSFITEMVPKAAQSSSLVSKVIAVDADSGQNAWLSYHIVKATDPGLFTIGEHSGEIRLQKDLSESINMKQNLIVSVKDNGEPALSATCSLYLLISDNLAEVPELKDMSYDESSSKLTFYLIIALVSVSTFFLTFIIIILAVRFCHRRKPRLLFDGAVAIPSAYLPPNYAEVDGTGTLRSTYNYDAYLTTGSRTSDFKFVSSYNDRTLPADLTLKKGKSVEDMLRCTGDELEILNQIFQILLKWESTEQW